In a genomic window of Fimbriimonadia bacterium:
- a CDS encoding esterase family protein encodes MALAHVRFFSQSLEKASEMVVLLPEGEQLGPYPVWYVLHGLSDDCTAWSRYTTIQRAVEALPLVVVMPDGGRGYYTDNAEGPAWESHFFRDVVPFVERSFSVKTQGVCRVISGHSMGGYGAIKFALRRPEMFAAAVGHSGAYLAPFERTDPEGLRIFGRTPEGGPDDLLSLAASASGSELPALRMDCGTDDYLLQHSRALHHRMTERGIGHDYHEFAGAHTWDYWQQRLPQTVAFIARTLGVL; translated from the coding sequence ATGGCACTCGCGCACGTGCGCTTCTTCAGCCAGTCACTGGAGAAGGCTTCGGAGATGGTAGTACTACTGCCGGAGGGCGAACAGCTAGGCCCGTATCCCGTGTGGTACGTGCTGCACGGCCTGAGCGACGACTGCACGGCGTGGAGTCGGTACACCACCATTCAGCGCGCAGTGGAGGCGCTCCCGCTGGTGGTGGTCATGCCGGACGGTGGGCGGGGATACTACACCGACAACGCGGAAGGACCGGCATGGGAATCGCACTTCTTTCGAGACGTGGTGCCGTTCGTCGAGCGCAGCTTCTCCGTGAAAACGCAGGGAGTATGCCGCGTCATCTCGGGGCATTCGATGGGTGGATACGGTGCGATCAAGTTCGCCCTGAGACGGCCGGAGATGTTCGCAGCAGCAGTAGGGCACTCTGGAGCCTATCTCGCACCGTTCGAGCGGACGGACCCGGAGGGGTTGCGCATCTTCGGTCGCACTCCAGAGGGCGGTCCGGACGACCTGCTATCGCTTGCCGCCTCCGCTAGCGGTTCGGAACTCCCGGCGCTTCGGATGGATTGCGGGACCGACGACTATCTGCTCCAGCACTCGCGCGCACTGCATCATAGGATGACTGAGCGAGGGATCGGACACGACTACCACGAGTTCGCCGGCGCACACACGTGGGACTATTGGCAGCAGCGCCTACCGCAGACGGTGGCATTCATCGCTCGTACCCTAGGAGTGCTCTAG